A genomic region of Bradyrhizobium sp. ORS 278 contains the following coding sequences:
- a CDS encoding ABC transporter permease: protein MLRFFAIRLSRALLTIALVVTFAFIVLRLSGDPALMIMGPEAPPEVIEAFRKAWGLDHPIWVQYLDYFKAIGQGELGRSMRDGRPAIQLVIERIPATLALTIPAFLVKVLLGIPAGIYAALHRGSAIDRAVMITAVAGFTVPSFVLALLLVLIFAVQLGWLPSGGQESWRHAILPIVTLGFGGAAVLARFTRSAMLEILGQPYIRTASAKGVPWRRVITDHALPNAAIPTVTILGFMVGSLIAGAVVVESVFSWPGVGRLLVVAVANRDLAVVQCILLLVAMTMVTSNLIVDFLYGLLDPRLRSKGAAA from the coding sequence ATGCTGCGCTTCTTCGCCATCCGCCTGTCGCGCGCGCTGTTGACCATCGCGCTCGTCGTCACCTTCGCCTTCATCGTGCTGCGGCTGTCAGGCGACCCCGCGCTGATGATCATGGGCCCGGAGGCGCCGCCCGAGGTGATCGAAGCTTTCCGCAAGGCTTGGGGCCTCGATCATCCGATCTGGGTCCAGTATCTCGACTACTTCAAGGCGATCGGCCAGGGCGAGCTGGGCCGCTCGATGCGCGACGGCCGGCCTGCGATTCAGCTCGTGATCGAGCGCATCCCGGCAACGCTCGCACTGACAATTCCGGCGTTCCTGGTGAAAGTTCTGCTCGGCATCCCCGCCGGCATCTACGCCGCGCTGCATCGGGGATCGGCGATCGACCGCGCGGTGATGATCACCGCGGTGGCCGGGTTCACCGTGCCGAGCTTCGTGCTGGCGCTGCTGCTGGTGCTGATCTTTGCCGTGCAGCTCGGCTGGCTGCCCTCGGGCGGACAGGAGTCGTGGCGACATGCCATCCTGCCGATCGTCACGCTGGGCTTCGGCGGCGCCGCCGTGCTGGCGCGCTTCACCCGCAGCGCGATGCTGGAGATCCTCGGCCAGCCCTACATCCGCACGGCATCAGCCAAGGGCGTGCCGTGGCGCCGCGTCATCACCGATCACGCGCTACCGAATGCCGCGATCCCGACCGTCACCATTCTCGGCTTCATGGTCGGCAGCCTGATCGCCGGCGCCGTCGTGGTCGAAAGCGTGTTCTCCTGGCCCGGCGTCGGCCGGCTCTTGGTCGTGGCCGTCGCCAATCGCGACCTCGCCGTCGTGCAATGCATCCTGCTGCTGGTGGCGATGACCATGGTGACCTCGAACCTGATCGTCGATTTCCTCTACGGCTTGCTCGATCCGCGGCTTCGCAGCAAGGGAGCCGCGGCATGA